Proteins co-encoded in one Bacillus horti genomic window:
- a CDS encoding sulfite exporter TauE/SafE family protein: MSSFMWWELIFVIGIFIIGSFVQGASGFGFGLVAMGMLPIMFSLKDSTLLVMSLTLILSLNILSKIYKYIEWRSLFIILSGAFVGRLMAFFFLTTYGEMDFLKKWLGVFLVLLVLYLFFKKDRQVSEVWMKPIVPVLLGSLGGFIGGVFAVGGPFFVFYFLLLYQDKRKYNANLQATFFLTSLFTLILHGSHGDINTSFYLYFIVGIGSVFLGSTLGLKWFDRLPQALIKKLAMSLVLLAALNLILFNS; encoded by the coding sequence GTGAGTAGTTTTATGTGGTGGGAGCTAATCTTTGTCATTGGAATCTTCATCATTGGTAGCTTTGTCCAAGGAGCAAGTGGCTTTGGTTTTGGTTTAGTTGCCATGGGAATGCTCCCTATTATGTTTAGCTTGAAGGATAGCACGTTGCTTGTGATGTCCCTAACCCTCATCCTCTCTCTCAACATACTCTCTAAAATATATAAGTATATCGAGTGGAGGAGCCTCTTTATCATTTTGAGTGGAGCGTTTGTTGGGAGACTAATGGCATTCTTTTTCCTCACTACTTATGGAGAAATGGACTTTCTGAAAAAATGGCTTGGTGTATTTCTTGTTCTGTTGGTTCTTTATTTATTCTTTAAGAAGGATCGTCAAGTATCTGAGGTATGGATGAAGCCTATTGTTCCTGTTTTACTAGGGTCCTTAGGAGGCTTTATAGGAGGAGTTTTTGCTGTAGGAGGCCCATTTTTTGTCTTTTATTTTTTGCTACTCTACCAGGATAAGCGAAAATATAATGCAAATCTCCAGGCAACGTTTTTCCTAACTAGCTTATTTACGTTAATCCTGCACGGAAGTCATGGAGATATTAATACAAGCTTCTATCTGTACTTTATAGTTGGGATAGGGAGTGTTTTTCTTGGTTCAACTCTAGGGCTTAAATGGTTCGATAGATTGCCCCAAGCATTAATAAAAAAGCTAGCGATGAGTCTTGTACTCCTGGCGGCTCTAAATTTAATATTGTTTAATAGTTGA
- the spoIIM gene encoding stage II sporulation protein M translates to MRFKIGQVMNQHVQDHSSLYLFVVILFVMGVIFGTLTVQSLGYNQQADLFYYFEQFMNQLRSDHFFDSQHALGQNFFNHLKYMGFIWILGLSIIGLPIILVLLFLKGVFIGFTVGFFIHQMGLKGLLFSVVTIVPQNLILVPALLFISVLSISFSLKLIAHLVAQQRIRQRPSFIKYTSVMLALSIVLFLVALFETYFSPTVMKMVG, encoded by the coding sequence ATGCGATTCAAAATAGGACAAGTTATGAACCAGCACGTTCAAGATCATTCATCCCTCTACCTTTTCGTTGTTATCTTATTTGTCATGGGAGTTATTTTTGGCACTCTGACCGTCCAAAGCCTAGGATATAACCAACAAGCCGACTTATTCTATTACTTTGAACAATTTATGAATCAATTAAGAAGTGATCATTTTTTTGATAGCCAGCATGCCTTAGGACAAAATTTCTTTAATCACTTAAAATATATGGGCTTCATTTGGATTCTAGGATTATCTATTATAGGCTTACCGATAATCCTTGTCCTCCTTTTTCTAAAAGGAGTATTTATTGGCTTTACAGTAGGTTTTTTTATTCATCAGATGGGGCTTAAAGGACTATTGTTTTCTGTTGTTACTATTGTTCCCCAGAACTTAATTCTTGTTCCAGCTCTTTTGTTCATCAGTGTTCTCAGTATCTCCTTCTCACTAAAGCTAATTGCACATTTAGTAGCACAGCAACGGATACGCCAGCGTCCAAGCTTTATCAAATATACTTCTGTTATGCTAGCTTTGTCTATTGTTCTTTTTCTTGTCGCTCTGTTTGAAACATACTTTTCTCCAACCGTAATGAAAATGGTTGGATAA
- a CDS encoding D-alanyl-D-alanine carboxypeptidase family protein, whose amino-acid sequence MVKRIAQIMSLTLLLQCYAFSVTSHAAEPELQLTPEAKAAILMDMDTGTILYEKESDKQLAPASITKVMTMILIMEAIDSGKLTWDEKVRTSERAASMGGSQIFLEIGEEMTVEDMMKGIAIASGNDATVAMAEHIAGSEENFVKMMNEKAGQLGMKNTNFANTNGLPSPNHYSSAKDVALMSRELLKHEEITKFTSIYEDYLRKDSAKPFWLVNTNRLVKFYDGVDGLKTGFTQESKYCLTATAKRGNLRVIAVVMGTPTPKERNQNITSMLNYAFSQYESHPIYEKGDFLRQVKIDKGEESTLQMVVPHQISVLAKKGESVDLYRPSIHHVEGLNAPIKKGDVIGHVTITKNGETVAEIDIPAQEDLEKASFWTIFKRTTKTLFGFSSKTDKDVDHSI is encoded by the coding sequence ATGGTTAAAAGGATAGCTCAAATCATGTCATTAACTTTATTACTTCAATGTTATGCGTTTTCTGTAACTAGCCATGCCGCTGAACCTGAACTACAGCTTACGCCAGAAGCCAAGGCAGCTATTTTAATGGATATGGATACAGGAACTATTTTGTATGAAAAAGAGAGTGATAAGCAGCTGGCACCTGCAAGTATAACTAAGGTCATGACCATGATTCTAATTATGGAAGCTATAGATAGCGGTAAGCTGACCTGGGACGAAAAAGTAAGGACAAGTGAAAGAGCCGCATCTATGGGAGGTTCGCAGATTTTCCTTGAGATTGGAGAGGAAATGACCGTTGAGGATATGATGAAGGGGATTGCTATTGCGTCTGGGAATGATGCTACAGTAGCTATGGCCGAACATATCGCTGGTTCTGAGGAAAACTTCGTGAAAATGATGAACGAAAAAGCTGGGCAGCTAGGGATGAAAAATACGAACTTTGCGAATACGAATGGTTTGCCATCTCCTAATCACTACAGTAGTGCAAAGGATGTGGCCCTCATGTCAAGGGAACTACTTAAGCATGAGGAAATTACTAAATTCACGTCTATTTATGAGGACTATTTGCGCAAGGATTCTGCTAAGCCGTTTTGGCTTGTGAACACAAATCGTTTAGTTAAATTTTATGATGGTGTAGATGGTCTGAAAACAGGCTTTACTCAGGAGTCAAAGTATTGTTTAACAGCGACGGCAAAGCGCGGAAACCTGAGAGTAATCGCCGTGGTAATGGGAACGCCAACTCCAAAGGAGCGCAACCAAAACATCACAAGCATGTTAAATTACGCTTTTAGCCAGTATGAATCACATCCCATTTATGAAAAAGGAGACTTTCTTCGTCAGGTGAAGATCGACAAAGGAGAAGAGTCTACTCTACAAATGGTCGTACCTCATCAGATCAGTGTTTTAGCGAAAAAAGGAGAATCAGTTGATTTGTATCGCCCGTCTATTCATCATGTCGAGGGACTTAATGCTCCGATTAAAAAGGGAGATGTTATTGGTCATGTAACAATCACTAAAAATGGCGAAACGGTAGCAGAAATTGATATTCCAGCTCAGGAGGATTTAGAGAAAGCCAGTTTCTGGACCATTTTTAAACGGACAACAAAAACATTATTTGGTTTTTCGAGCAAGACTGACAAGGATGTAGATCATAGTATCTAA
- a CDS encoding Fur family transcriptional regulator — MEERIERIKQQLYAHNYKLTPQREATVRVILENEEDHLSAEDVYLLLKEKSPEIGLATVYRTLELLHELKVIHKINFGDGVARYDLNAEGADRFHHHLVCVQCGTVDEILEDLLGDVEKKVEKTFNFKINDHRLVFHGICYRCKDEE; from the coding sequence TTGGAAGAAAGAATTGAACGAATTAAGCAACAGCTTTATGCTCACAATTACAAATTAACCCCACAACGTGAAGCTACTGTTCGAGTTATACTAGAAAATGAAGAAGATCATCTTAGTGCGGAAGATGTATACCTACTCTTAAAAGAGAAGTCTCCCGAAATTGGGCTAGCTACTGTCTATCGAACCTTAGAGCTATTACATGAATTGAAGGTCATTCATAAAATAAATTTTGGTGATGGAGTAGCCCGATATGATTTAAACGCAGAGGGCGCCGATCGCTTTCATCACCATTTAGTTTGTGTACAATGTGGAACGGTTGATGAAATTCTTGAGGATTTACTTGGTGATGTAGAGAAAAAGGTAGAAAAGACATTTAATTTTAAAATCAATGATCACCGCTTGGTGTTCCATGGTATTTGCTACCGTTGTAAAGATGAGGAATAA
- the ald gene encoding alanine dehydrogenase: protein MIIGIPREIKDNENRVANSPSGVQALTHAGHTVLVEKNAGLGSGFTDDDYIGAGAQIIAEAADVWGQAEMIMKVKEPLASEFIHFKEGLILFTYLHLAPEPELTKALMDKKVVAIAYETIQLDNGALPLLTPMSEVAGRMSVQIGAQFLEKSHGGKGVLLGGVPGVSPGRVVIVGGGIVGTNAAKMAMGLGAQVTLIDINPDRLRYLDDLFAGRLQTLISNPFNLAQAVKQADLVVGAVLIPGARAPKLVTEDMVKEMTPGSVIVDVAIDQGGSIETIDKVTTHSNPTYVKHDVVHYAVANMPGAVPRTSTIALTNVTIPYALLLANKGYQEAISHNAALARGVNVINGTVTYEAVSKALDLPFRPLADVLH, encoded by the coding sequence ATGATTATTGGAATTCCTAGGGAAATTAAGGATAACGAAAATCGAGTAGCCAATTCACCTTCAGGTGTACAAGCTCTCACTCATGCTGGTCATACCGTTCTAGTAGAAAAGAATGCAGGGCTTGGCAGTGGATTTACAGATGATGATTATATCGGAGCAGGAGCCCAAATCATTGCTGAGGCAGCGGATGTTTGGGGACAGGCTGAGATGATTATGAAAGTTAAGGAACCACTAGCTTCAGAGTTTATCCATTTCAAAGAAGGATTGATCTTATTTACATATTTACATTTGGCTCCAGAGCCGGAGCTAACTAAAGCACTTATGGATAAAAAAGTAGTAGCCATTGCCTATGAGACTATCCAATTAGATAACGGTGCGTTGCCTCTTTTAACCCCGATGTCAGAGGTAGCAGGAAGAATGTCTGTTCAAATTGGAGCTCAGTTCCTAGAGAAATCTCATGGCGGAAAAGGTGTACTACTCGGAGGGGTTCCAGGTGTATCTCCTGGTCGTGTTGTCATCGTTGGTGGAGGTATCGTTGGCACAAACGCAGCTAAGATGGCCATGGGTCTAGGGGCTCAGGTTACACTAATTGATATTAATCCGGATAGACTCCGTTACCTTGATGATCTTTTTGCTGGAAGGTTACAGACTCTTATTTCTAACCCGTTTAATCTTGCTCAAGCTGTTAAACAGGCTGACTTGGTTGTTGGTGCTGTCCTTATTCCAGGAGCACGTGCTCCTAAGCTTGTAACGGAAGACATGGTCAAGGAAATGACTCCTGGTTCCGTTATAGTCGATGTGGCTATCGATCAAGGAGGCTCTATCGAAACGATTGACAAGGTTACGACACATAGTAACCCTACTTATGTGAAGCATGATGTTGTCCATTATGCGGTAGCGAATATGCCTGGAGCCGTACCAAGAACATCAACTATCGCTTTGACGAATGTTACCATTCCTTACGCTTTACTGCTTGCTAACAAAGGGTATCAAGAAGCAATTTCACATAACGCTGCCCTAGCTAGAGGTGTCAATGTCATTAATGGTACTGTAACGTATGAAGCTGTATCTAAAGCGCTGGATTTACCATTTAGACCATTAGCTGATGTTCTACATTAG
- a CDS encoding endonuclease Q family protein, with amino-acid sequence MQQIFADLHIHIGRTQTGKPVKITGSKSLTIQTILEEASLRKGLGMIGVIDCHVPEVLAELKQLIRQGKASMLPGGGLRYEKMTLILGTEMEFYDEDCQGPVHVLCFLPTIEEMSFFSSWMSKYQKNITLSSQRSYAPIRQCQKIVKELGGLFIPAHIFTPHKSVYGRGVKSSITEILNPDLIDAVELGLSSDTAMADQLPELRRYTFLTNSDAHSVSKIAREYQLMSLEEVDFTSLAYALRGIGEGGILGNYGLSPRLGKYYSEVSRRIEELEILQKKEANNSVWAEERHRPPYTHQIPLEFIPKLGPKGFKALLHAYGTEMNIIHHCTFDELTKYVRDEVAHMILAARKGSLAIHSGGAGLYGKIGK; translated from the coding sequence ATGCAGCAAATATTTGCCGATCTTCACATTCATATTGGTCGTACACAGACAGGGAAACCTGTAAAAATAACGGGTTCAAAATCCCTAACCATACAAACGATACTCGAAGAAGCTAGTTTACGAAAAGGGTTAGGCATGATTGGCGTGATTGACTGTCACGTTCCAGAAGTGTTAGCGGAGTTAAAGCAGCTAATTCGTCAAGGAAAAGCTTCAATGTTACCCGGTGGTGGTCTTCGTTATGAAAAAATGACTTTAATCCTTGGAACGGAGATGGAGTTCTATGATGAAGACTGTCAAGGCCCCGTTCATGTATTGTGTTTTCTACCCACAATAGAAGAAATGAGCTTTTTCAGCTCGTGGATGAGCAAGTATCAAAAGAATATAACTCTAAGCTCACAGAGAAGCTATGCTCCAATTAGACAGTGCCAGAAAATCGTCAAAGAGCTAGGAGGCTTATTTATTCCCGCTCATATTTTCACGCCACATAAAAGTGTATACGGGAGAGGGGTAAAAAGCAGTATAACTGAAATCCTTAATCCAGATTTAATTGACGCGGTAGAGCTAGGACTTAGCTCTGATACAGCTATGGCAGATCAATTGCCAGAGCTACGCAGGTATACCTTTCTGACAAATTCAGATGCTCATTCTGTTTCTAAAATAGCTAGAGAATATCAGCTCATGTCATTAGAAGAAGTGGATTTTACTAGCTTAGCTTATGCCTTGAGAGGTATAGGTGAAGGCGGAATACTTGGCAATTACGGTCTTAGCCCTAGACTAGGAAAATACTATAGCGAGGTGAGCAGGAGAATAGAGGAGCTTGAAATTCTGCAAAAGAAAGAGGCTAATAATTCCGTGTGGGCAGAAGAACGTCATAGACCTCCATACACGCATCAAATTCCTTTAGAGTTTATTCCTAAGCTTGGGCCTAAAGGATTTAAAGCTCTGTTACACGCTTACGGTACAGAGATGAACATTATACATCACTGTACATTTGATGAACTAACAAAATATGTACGGGATGAAGTAGCCCATATGATCTTAGCAGCTAGAAAGGGTAGCTTGGCGATTCACTCAGGTGGAGCCGGGCTTTATGGGAAAATTGGAAAATAG
- the deoB gene encoding phosphopentomutase: MTTYPFKRIFVVVMDSVGIGELPDAAAFNDEGAHTLAHIADKMNGLNVPNMEKLGLGNISAIQGVKQTSETRSVYGKMAEASAGKDTMTGHWELMGLRVDAPFRTFTDSGFPDLLIQEFEERTGRKVIGNKAASGTEILDELGEEHINSGAYIVYTSADSVFQIAAHEDVVPLDELYKACEVARELTLHDPYTLGRVIARPFVGKPGEFERTPNRRDYALKPYQPTVMNALQDSGFDSIAIGKISDIFDGEGVTKSIKTKSNMDGMDQLIKTMKEPFTGLCFVNLVDFDALYGHRRNPIGYGKALEEFDQRLTEMMALLSEDDLLVITADHGNDPVHHGTDHTREYVPLLICSPSFNEGLELDDRETFADLGATIAANFNVQAPEHGRSFLHLLEQVKQK, encoded by the coding sequence ATGACTACATATCCATTTAAAAGAATCTTTGTCGTTGTTATGGATAGTGTTGGCATTGGAGAGCTACCAGATGCTGCTGCCTTTAACGACGAAGGGGCGCATACGTTGGCTCACATTGCTGATAAAATGAATGGACTGAACGTACCTAACATGGAGAAGCTTGGATTAGGAAATATCTCAGCGATTCAGGGAGTTAAACAAACATCTGAAACACGTTCTGTTTATGGTAAAATGGCAGAGGCATCAGCTGGGAAGGATACGATGACAGGGCACTGGGAGCTTATGGGGCTTCGCGTGGATGCGCCTTTTCGAACGTTTACGGATTCAGGCTTCCCGGACTTATTAATTCAAGAATTTGAAGAACGGACAGGCCGTAAGGTTATCGGAAATAAGGCTGCCTCTGGTACAGAGATTCTAGACGAATTAGGGGAAGAGCATATAAACTCGGGTGCGTATATCGTGTATACGTCTGCGGACAGTGTCTTCCAAATTGCAGCTCATGAAGACGTGGTTCCTTTAGATGAGCTGTATAAGGCCTGTGAGGTGGCTAGAGAATTAACCTTACATGATCCATATACGTTAGGCAGAGTCATAGCAAGACCATTCGTTGGCAAGCCAGGAGAATTTGAGCGTACACCTAATCGGAGGGATTATGCCTTAAAGCCTTATCAGCCAACTGTCATGAACGCCTTACAGGATAGTGGTTTTGATTCCATTGCTATCGGGAAGATTTCAGATATATTTGATGGTGAAGGTGTAACTAAATCCATTAAAACGAAGTCTAACATGGACGGAATGGATCAATTGATTAAGACAATGAAGGAGCCTTTTACAGGACTATGCTTTGTTAATTTGGTAGATTTTGATGCTTTATATGGTCATCGAAGAAATCCAATAGGATATGGGAAAGCATTAGAAGAATTTGATCAAAGATTAACAGAAATGATGGCTTTATTATCAGAGGATGACCTGTTAGTTATAACAGCAGATCATGGAAATGATCCTGTTCATCACGGCACAGATCATACTAGAGAGTATGTTCCTCTCCTGATCTGCTCTCCTTCATTTAATGAAGGTTTGGAGCTAGACGATAGAGAAACCTTTGCTGATTTAGGGGCAACCATCGCTGCTAACTTTAATGTCCAAGCCCCGGAGCATGGACGAAGCTTTTTACATTTATTAGAGCAAGTCAAGCAAAAGTAG
- the xerD gene encoding site-specific tyrosine recombinase XerD: protein MKSSIDSFLHYLTVEKGLAQNTLQSYRRDITHFVSELDRAGISNFNETNRQHIMTYLLSLKKEGKATSTISRHISSIRAFYQYLFRDQLIKHDPTVHLETPKIERRLPQVLSATEVEALLAAPEHAPAFGQRDRAMLEILYATGMRVSELTSLNVEDVHLQMEFVKCMGKGSKERIIPLGQIAVNAVETYMLSGRAQLLRSKKEKALFLNHHGRRLTRQGFWKIIKKYAKEANIKKEIKPHTLRHSFATHLLENGADLRSVQEMLGHADISTTQIYTHVTKTRLKDVYSKTHPRA from the coding sequence ATGAAATCTTCAATCGACTCCTTTCTGCATTATTTAACCGTTGAAAAAGGACTAGCTCAAAATACTCTCCAATCCTATCGCAGAGATATTACCCACTTCGTGAGTGAGCTTGATCGGGCAGGTATTTCAAATTTTAATGAAACGAATCGACAGCATATCATGACCTACCTACTCTCCTTAAAAAAAGAAGGGAAAGCTACTTCGACTATATCCAGACATATATCCTCTATACGAGCTTTTTACCAGTACTTATTTCGAGATCAGCTTATTAAGCATGATCCTACGGTACATTTAGAAACCCCTAAGATAGAAAGGAGACTTCCTCAGGTTCTTTCTGCTACAGAGGTAGAGGCGCTACTTGCTGCTCCTGAACATGCCCCAGCATTTGGCCAGAGAGATCGAGCAATGCTAGAAATTCTGTATGCTACAGGTATGCGTGTGTCAGAATTGACCTCACTGAATGTAGAGGATGTTCATTTACAGATGGAATTTGTGAAGTGCATGGGGAAGGGCTCCAAGGAAAGAATTATTCCGCTTGGTCAAATCGCTGTAAACGCCGTTGAAACGTACATGCTTTCTGGACGTGCTCAGCTATTACGGTCAAAAAAGGAAAAAGCGTTGTTTTTAAATCATCATGGTCGGAGATTAACACGTCAGGGCTTTTGGAAGATCATTAAGAAATACGCGAAGGAAGCGAATATCAAAAAAGAAATTAAGCCTCATACATTGCGGCACTCTTTCGCTACACATTTGCTTGAAAATGGCGCTGACTTAAGGTCGGTTCAAGAAATGCTTGGCCATGCCGACATTTCAACAACTCAAATTTATACACATGTCACAAAAACTAGATTGAAGGATGTATACTCAAAAACTCATCCGAGAGCATAA
- a CDS encoding DUF4227 family protein, with product MKPLFHKVGGMLKLVIIFIALTFFFYGMIVWIGDQVYKNYRYDGPKGRAIKVVQQVEQPNQYSGMEFFLERLRFYYWFGE from the coding sequence ATGAAACCGTTATTTCATAAAGTAGGAGGCATGCTTAAGCTAGTCATTATTTTTATAGCTTTAACCTTCTTTTTCTATGGCATGATTGTCTGGATAGGTGATCAGGTATATAAAAACTATCGTTATGATGGTCCGAAAGGTAGAGCGATAAAGGTAGTACAGCAGGTCGAACAGCCTAATCAGTATTCTGGAATGGAATTTTTTCTTGAACGTCTTCGTTTTTATTATTGGTTTGGCGAATAA
- a CDS encoding purine-nucleoside phosphorylase, with protein sequence MEQLQKINEAASYINDKISVKPRVALILGSGLGDLANEIEQAIQIPYEDIPHFPVSTVEGHAGQLVIGELNGQNVVAMQGRFHYYEGYSMQDVVFPVYVMKQLGAELLVVTNACGGMNRSFAAGDLMLITDHINFTGDNPLIGRNHADLGPRFPDMSQAYTPELVQFAETVAADLNIQVQKGVYAGISGPTYMTPAELTMLANLGGDAVGMSTVPEVIVASHCGLKVLGISCVTDMAIGSELEPLTHEQVVAVANQTKPKFIQLVKELVKRVELT encoded by the coding sequence ATGGAACAACTACAAAAAATCAATGAGGCAGCGTCCTATATCAACGATAAAATCAGTGTGAAGCCAAGAGTAGCTTTAATTCTAGGCTCAGGCTTAGGAGACCTAGCTAATGAAATTGAACAGGCTATACAAATCCCTTATGAGGATATTCCCCACTTTCCAGTATCCACTGTAGAAGGTCATGCTGGTCAATTAGTTATCGGTGAATTAAATGGTCAAAATGTTGTAGCAATGCAAGGAAGATTCCATTACTACGAAGGGTACTCCATGCAGGATGTCGTGTTTCCTGTTTACGTTATGAAACAGCTCGGTGCCGAGCTGCTAGTCGTGACAAATGCATGTGGTGGAATGAACCGTAGCTTTGCTGCGGGAGATTTAATGCTCATTACGGATCACATTAATTTTACAGGGGATAACCCTTTAATTGGACGTAATCATGCGGATCTAGGACCTCGTTTCCCTGATATGTCTCAAGCGTACACACCGGAGCTTGTTCAATTTGCTGAAACTGTAGCTGCAGATTTAAATATCCAAGTACAGAAAGGCGTTTATGCTGGCATAAGTGGTCCAACGTATATGACTCCTGCTGAACTAACGATGTTAGCGAATCTAGGTGGTGATGCGGTGGGTATGTCTACTGTACCAGAGGTGATCGTTGCTAGTCATTGTGGACTAAAAGTACTAGGAATTTCCTGTGTAACAGATATGGCTATTGGCTCCGAGCTAGAGCCGTTGACTCATGAGCAGGTTGTGGCTGTGGCAAACCAGACAAAGCCAAAGTTTATTCAGCTTGTGAAAGAATTGGTAAAGAGGGTTGAACTTACATGA
- a CDS encoding pyrimidine-nucleoside phosphorylase produces MRMSDLILKKRNGASLTQQEIEYVVNGYTGEQIPDYQISALLMAIYYKGMSTQEVSDLTMSMVHSGDTIDLSKVHGMKVDKHSTGGVGDKVSLIVAPLVAAVGVPVAKMSGRGLGHTGGTIDKLEAIEGFSVELTREEFFEQVNTKKLAIIGQSGRLTPADKKLYALRDVTATVDSIPLIASSIMSKKIASGADAIVLDVKTGSGAFMKSLDGAKDLAQTMVQIGKSLGRKTIAIISDMNQPLGYEIGNANEIKEAIEVLQGKRVEDLREVSLSIAAHMAVLGGVYEQFEEAYKQLEHILDSGEALETFKSFVDAQGGNVEQIIDPAKLPKAKFQIEITSDAEGYVEKLEAEPVGVAAMLLGAGRKTKDDQIDHSVGITLKKKIGDYVQKGDVLAIFHSNTEDVKASIDSFKGAISLTAQKIDSTPMIYETIE; encoded by the coding sequence ATGAGAATGTCTGATTTAATCCTGAAAAAAAGAAATGGGGCTTCATTAACTCAACAGGAAATTGAGTATGTCGTAAACGGCTATACAGGGGAGCAAATCCCTGATTACCAGATTTCAGCTTTGCTCATGGCCATTTATTATAAAGGAATGAGCACACAAGAGGTTTCTGACTTAACGATGTCTATGGTTCACTCAGGGGATACGATTGATTTGTCCAAGGTGCATGGGATGAAGGTAGACAAGCATTCTACTGGAGGGGTTGGAGATAAGGTGTCCTTAATCGTAGCCCCTCTAGTAGCTGCCGTAGGTGTGCCTGTAGCTAAAATGTCTGGGAGAGGCTTAGGACATACAGGTGGGACAATTGACAAACTGGAGGCCATTGAAGGCTTCTCAGTGGAGTTAACTAGAGAAGAGTTTTTTGAACAGGTGAATACGAAGAAGCTAGCGATTATTGGACAAAGTGGACGTTTAACTCCTGCTGATAAAAAGCTGTACGCTCTTCGTGACGTAACAGCAACGGTGGACAGTATCCCCTTGATTGCAAGCTCGATCATGAGTAAAAAAATTGCTTCAGGAGCAGATGCGATCGTATTAGATGTAAAGACAGGCTCTGGAGCATTTATGAAGTCTCTAGATGGAGCGAAGGATCTAGCTCAAACGATGGTTCAAATCGGGAAGTCCTTAGGTAGAAAAACAATCGCAATTATCAGTGATATGAACCAACCATTAGGCTATGAGATTGGGAATGCCAATGAAATTAAAGAAGCGATTGAGGTACTACAAGGAAAGAGGGTAGAGGATCTCAGAGAGGTATCCTTATCTATAGCCGCTCATATGGCTGTGTTAGGTGGGGTATATGAGCAATTTGAAGAGGCTTATAAACAGCTAGAGCATATCCTAGATTCAGGAGAAGCTCTAGAAACCTTCAAATCGTTTGTGGATGCTCAGGGAGGAAATGTAGAGCAAATCATTGATCCAGCAAAGCTACCCAAAGCGAAATTCCAAATCGAGATTACTTCTGACGCAGAGGGCTACGTTGAGAAGCTGGAAGCAGAACCCGTTGGTGTTGCTGCTATGCTTCTAGGCGCGGGGAGAAAAACGAAGGATGATCAAATTGACCATTCCGTTGGCATTACCTTAAAGAAAAAAATAGGGGACTATGTTCAGAAAGGTGATGTGCTAGCGATCTTCCATAGTAACACAGAGGATGTCAAAGCTAGTATTGATAGCTTTAAGGGAGCTATTTCATTGACAGCACAGAAGATTGATTCCACTCCTATGATCTACGAAACAATTGAGTGA
- a CDS encoding purine-nucleoside phosphorylase, with protein sequence MSTNKSYSGASLSEALEQATEYVKSHSKAKPEIGLILGSGLGVLANEIDHPVKLPFEGIPGFPVSTVEGHAGQLVLGELEGKQVIAMQGRFHYYEGYSLEQVTMPVRLMKQLGVRTVIVTNAAGGINTTFQAGDLMLITDHINFTGRNPLIGPNDSAYGVRFPDMSQAYTPSLQQLALSIAEQNKLQLVQGVYAGVVGPSYETPAEIKMLRKMGADAVGMSTVPEVIIAGHSKLDVLGISCITNMASGILDQPLSHDEVMETAEVAKESFLKLVRGIIHNMK encoded by the coding sequence TTGAGTACCAATAAATCATACTCCGGAGCTTCATTAAGTGAAGCTCTTGAGCAAGCAACAGAATACGTAAAATCACATAGCAAGGCTAAGCCAGAGATTGGTTTGATTTTAGGCTCTGGTTTAGGAGTTTTAGCGAATGAGATCGATCATCCAGTAAAGCTACCGTTTGAGGGAATTCCTGGTTTTCCAGTTTCAACTGTAGAAGGACATGCGGGACAGCTTGTTCTTGGAGAGCTTGAAGGAAAACAAGTGATTGCCATGCAGGGGAGATTCCATTATTACGAAGGATATTCTCTAGAGCAAGTGACTATGCCTGTTCGATTGATGAAGCAGTTAGGTGTACGTACAGTCATTGTGACTAATGCTGCTGGAGGAATTAATACCACGTTTCAAGCTGGAGATTTAATGCTCATTACGGATCATATTAATTTTACAGGTAGGAACCCTCTTATTGGCCCAAACGACTCAGCTTATGGAGTTCGTTTCCCTGATATGTCACAGGCGTATACCCCTAGCCTTCAGCAGTTAGCTTTGAGTATTGCTGAACAGAATAAACTACAGCTTGTTCAAGGCGTTTATGCTGGAGTAGTAGGACCAAGCTATGAGACACCTGCTGAAATCAAGATGCTACGCAAGATGGGGGCAGATGCTGTAGGAATGTCTACAGTGCCAGAGGTTATTATAGCAGGACATTCTAAGCTCGATGTGCTAGGAATTTCGTGCATTACCAACATGGCTTCAGGTATTTTAGATCAGCCGTTGTCACATGACGAGGTGATGGAAACGGCTGAAGTGGCAAAAGAATCGTTTTTAAAATTAGTTAGAGGAATTATTCATAACATGAAGTAA